One Prunus dulcis chromosome 7, ALMONDv2, whole genome shotgun sequence DNA segment encodes these proteins:
- the LOC117635486 gene encoding uncharacterized protein LOC117635486: MARIQEHNHLLSSKVDETQQLLHQQHTQNIQTTHSSQSLQTPHRKRKYGKVARATLAPSKQLVVPTPRDQPHIPKKVYSDCRLRINDREAERRRSPIRINAQLRGSRMNALGSKSPIRRVRGLDSAEESASEYIPSKTQASTYRSDRKVQQLRIPFYTGTEDPLTHLHSFQSAIGCKGLSDEGQCLLFPSSLTEAALNWFYRLEPETVDSFDELKQIFLNHFMIQTDRLYSADDLYMIRQRDDEPLRQYAARFSHEYSRCPETEDRATYGAFKSGLQSSHFRYLVHSSNWCTYDELMKQAVVHAKAEYFNLKPSVSARREDTEPNAYPAKAPSYEWADSYSAGHQRKDNRADRRGQPKKGKRRYSRNDN; this comes from the exons ATGGCGAGGATTCAGGAGCACAACCACCTTCTTTCAtccaaagtggacgaaacccaGCAGCTGCTGCACCAGCAGCACACGCAGAACATCCAGACAACTCACTCTTCCCAGAGCTTGCAGACCCCCCATAGGAAGAGGAAATACGGAAAGGTAGCGAGGGCAACGCTCGCGCCTTCCAAACAGTTGGTGGTGCCGACACCCAGGGATCAACCACACATCCCAAAGAAAGTCTACTCCGATTGCCGACTTCGGATCAACGATCGGGAAGCAGAGAGACGGAGGTCTCCGATCAGGATTAACGCTCAACTAAGGGGATCACGGATGAACGCCTTAGGAAGCAAGTCGCCTATTCGGAGGGTCAGAGGGCTGGACTCCGCAGAAGAGTCGGCGTCCGAATACATCCCTTCCAAGACGCAAGCTTCCACCTACCGTTCG GATAGGAAAGTGCAGCAGCTGCGTATACCGTTCTATACCGGAACCGAGGACCCCTTAACACACCTTCACTCATTTCAGTCCGCCATTGGATGCAAGGGCCTGAGCGATGAAGGGCAGTGCCTGCTATTCCCGTCTTCCCTTACCGAAGCAGCCCTGAACTGGTTCTACCGGTTGGAGCCGGAAACGGTAGATTCCTTCGACGAGTTGAAGCAAATTTTCCTTaatcacttcatgatccaaacggaccgtctgtactctgccgatgatctCTACATGATTCGGCAACGGGACGACGAACCATTGAGACAATACGCGGCCCGCTTCAGTCACGAATACTCAAGGTGTCCGGAAACAGAAGATAGGGCAAcctacggcgccttcaagagtggccttcAGTCCTCGCACTTCCGATACCTGgtacacagcagcaactggTGCACGTACGACGAACTGATGAAGCAGGCAGTAGTCCACGCCAAAGCCGAATACTTCAACTTGAAACCCAGTGTTTCGGCACGCCGAGAGGATACAGAACCAAATGCTTATCCGGCAAAGGCGCCATCCTACGAGTGGGCCGACTCATATTCGGCAGGTCATCAGAGGAAAGACAACCGTGCCGATCGAAGAGGCCAGCCGAAGAAGGGAAAAAGGCGGTACAGTCGCAACGACAACTGA
- the LOC117634036 gene encoding 3-hydroxy-3-methylglutaryl coenzyme A reductase 2-B-like, translating to MAVRRRPPNPSSPGEPAKSQKQNLKASDALPLPLYLTNGLFFTLFFTVAYFLLHRWREKIRTSTPLHVLTLSEIAALFSLFASVIYLLGFFGIDFVQSFVSPNNARAPHDPWNDVVAVEQQPKNDVVRVAPLSAAGGGASSSEDEDIIKSVMSGTTPSYSLEASLGDCRRAAAIRREALQRTTCRSLEGLPLEGFDYESILRQCCEMPVGYVQIPVGVAGPMLLDGEEFTVPMATTEGCLVASTNRGCKAIHLSGGAQSVVLKDGMTRAPVVRFSSAARAAELKFFVEDPLNFDSLAVVFNRSSRFARLQRIQCAIAGKNLYMRFTCSTGDAMGMNMVSKGVQNVLDFLQSDFPDMDIVGISGNFCSDKKPAAVNWIEGRGKSVVCEAVIREEVVRKVLKTNVAALVELNVLKNLTGSAMAGALGGFNAHASNIVSAIYLATGQDPAQNVESSHCITMMEAVNNGKDLHVSVTMPSIEVGTVGGGTQLASQSACLNLLGVKGASKDSPGSNSRKLATIVAGSVLAGELSLMSALAAGQLVKSHMKYNRSSRDVSKLACPS from the exons atGGCCGTTCGTCGGCGACCGCCAAACCCCTCCTCCCCCGGCGAACCCGCTaaatcccagaagcaaaaccTCAAGGCCTCCGACGCGCTTCCTCTGCCGCTCTACCTCACCAACGGCCTCTTCTTCACGCTCTTCTTCACCGTCGCCTACTTCCTCCTCCACAGGTGGCGCGAGAAGATCCGCACGTCCACGCCGCTCCATGTGCTGACGCTCTCGGAGATCGCCGCCCTCTTCTCCCTCTTCGCCTCTGTCATCTACCTCCTCGGCTTCTTCGGCATTGACTTCGTCCAGTCTTTCGTCTCCCCTAACAACGCCCGCGCCCCCCACGACCCCTGGAATGACGTCGTCGCCGTCgaacaacaaccaaaaaatgaCGTCGTCCGCGTCGCACCCCTCTCCGCCGCAGGCGGCGGCGCGTCGTCGTCGGAAGACGAGGACATAATCAAATCGGTAATGTCCGGAACGACGCCCTCCTACTCGCTCGAGGCGAGTCTCGGGGACTGCCGGCGAGCGGCGGCGATACGGCGGGAGGCGTTGCAGAGGACGACATGTCGATCGCTGGAGGGCCTGCCGTTGGAAGGCTTCGACTACGAGTCGATATTGAGGCAGTGCTGCGAGATGCCGGTCGGGTATGTTCAGATCCCGGTAGGAGTGGCCGGGCCGATGCTGCTGGACGGCGAGGAGTTCACGGTTCCGATGGCGACGACGGAGGGTTGCCTGGTGGCGAGCACCAATAGGGGATGCAAGGCCATCCACTTGTCGGGCGGGGCCCAGAGCGTGGTTCTTAAGGACGGCATGACTCGGGCGCCCGTTGTCAGGTTCAGCTCTGCCGCCAGAGCTGCCGAACTCAAGTTCTTCGTCGAGGACCCTCTCAACTTTGATTCTCTCGCCGTCGTTTTCAACAG ATCTAGTAGATTCGCAAGGCTTCAAAGGATACAATGCGCAATAGCAGGGAAGAATCTGTACATGAGGTTTACTTGCAGCACTGGAGATGCCATGGGAATGAACATGGTCTCCAAAGGCGTCCAAAATGTTCTTGATTTCCTTCAAAGTGACTTCCCTGACATGGATATCGTTGGCATCTCTG GAAATTTCTGCTCAGACAAGAAACCAGCAGCTGTAAATTGGATAGAAGGGAGAGGCAAATCTGTGGTATGTGAGGCAGTGATCAGGGAAGAGGTGGTGAGGAAGGTGCTGAAGACGAATGTGGCTGCCCTAGTGGAGCTTAACGTGCTCAAAAACCTTACTGGTTCTGCAATGGCTGGTGCTCTTGGTGGATTCAATGCCCACGCCAGCAACATTGTTTCTGCAATTTACTTAGCCACTGGGCAGGACCCTGCTCAGAATGTAGAGAGCTCTCACTGCATCACCATGATGGAAGCCGTCAACAATGGCAAGGACCTTCATGTCTCAGTCACCATGCCCTCCATTGAG GTGGGAACAGTTGGAGGAGGAACACAACTTGCATCCCAATCAGCCTGCTTGAACCTATTAGGTGTGAAAGGAGCAAGCAAAGACTCTCCTGGTTCAAACTCAAGGAAATTGGCCACCATTGTAGCTGGCTCTGTCCTAGCAGGGGAGCTCTCACTCATGTCAGCCCTGGCAGCTGGTCAGCTGGTCAAGAGCCACATGAAATACAACAGGTCTAGTAGGGATGTCTCAAAACTTGCTTGCCCCAGCTAA